The stretch of DNA CAAAGAATGTCATTCTTTCAGCAATCTTGCTCTGGTCTGTTTTTACAGCAATCACTGGACTTGCATGGTCATTGGCTTCCCTTATTGCCATTCGTCTGCTTTTTGGCCTGGGGGAAGGAGCTTATCCTTCTGCCAGTATCAAGGGTCTCGCTGAAAACTTCCCGAAAGAGCAGAGGCCTAAAATGTCCTCTGTCATGCTTTCTTCCAACTACATTGGAAGTGCCATCGCTCCTTTGCTGGTAGCCCCGCTTCTGTTGGCTTTTGGGTGGCGGAACTTGTTCTTTATCATCGGAATTGCTGGAGTGGTGTTTGCACTAATATATTGGTTTTGGGTTAAACCTGTAAAACCGAAAAACATGGATCAGATACAAACCGGCCAAGCAATAAAGAAAACCGAAAAGGTACCACTCAAACAGCTTTTGGCAACCCCGATCCTTTGGCAGCTTGCGCTGATTTGGTTCGGCATGAGTCTCATCAATAAGGGGCTGGATTCTTGGATGCCGACCTATTTGCTGACGGAAAGAGGACTGGATTTAAAAGCTATCGGACTGCTTACCCCGCTTCCTTTCATCGCTGCTGGAATTTCAACAGCAATTGGCGGATGGGTGATGGTGAAATTTTTTGACGGCAGGGAAAAAATCCTTTTGATAACAAGTGCTTCCATCACTGCTATCTTCCTTTATTTCATGTATACCGCTCAAACTGTAGGATCCGTCATTGCCTTTCAAGGCATCGTCTATTTCTTCAAATCATTTGTATTGGCAACCACAATGGCATTGCCATTGAAAATTTTATCAGGAAAAGTTGCCGGTTCTGCTGCAGGTGTCATCAACCTGTTTGGTCAATCAGCTGGCTTTGTTTCCCCTGTCATCATTGGAATCATTGTCGAGGTATCCGGTTCTTTTGGCTCTGCATTTTGGTTTTTGATTGTGGCGGCATGTTTGTCCGTTGCAATCAGCTTCATGCTTAACACACGGAAGCATCGTCATTCCAATGCCAATGTACAAGCAATTTAATATGGAGGAGGAAAATGAAAGATGAAAATCAAAAAAATAGTGCTGCGTAAACTGAAAATGGATTTGAAGAAGCCATTTCTCGTAAGCTTTGGTGAATTGAAACATAAGGATTTTATTGTTGCCGAAGTACATTCCGGGAATCACATTGGTTATGGGGATTGCTCTGCTATGCCGTTTCCTTACTACAGTGAAGAGACAAATAAGACTGCTTGGCATATTCTCGAAGATTATCTGATTCCCTTGATTTATTCGCAGGAAGAGATCACACATCCGGAGGAAGTATATCATCTTTTCAAGCATATACGAAGAAATAATATGGCGAAATCGGCGCTGGACTGCGCAATCTGGGATTTATACGCCAAAGAACAAGGCATTCCGCTTGCGCAGGCATTGGGTGGTGTACGCAAGCAGGTGGAGACCGGTGTAAGCATCGGTATTCAGGAAAGTCCGGAGGCATTGGTGGAAGTCGTCAGACAGCATCGTGCGGAGGGTTATAAACGGGTAAAGGTAAAAATCAAGCCCGGCAGTGATCTTGCATTCCTGAAAGCTGTACGCGAAGAATTCCCTGAGGTCATGCTGATGGCCGATGCAAATTCTGCCTATACATTAAAGGATATCGGATTATTTAAGGAACTCGACAAGCTTAATATGATCATGATCGAACAGCCGCTTTCCCATGACGATATTGTAGACCACGCCAAGCTTCAAGCGGAGGTAAACACGAGAATTTGCCTGGATGAAAGTATACATTCAGTCGAAGATGCCAGAAAGGCGATAGAGCTCGGGAGTACGGGGACAATCAACATCAAAGTGGCACGTGTCGGAGGCTTGACTGCAGCTAAAAAAATTCAAGCGCTTTGTGCAGGATACGATATTCCGGTTTGGTGCGGAGGCATGGTGGATTCGGGTATAGGACGAGCCCATAATATAGCGGCAGCCACCCTTCCAAATTATCAATTCCCAAACGATATCCCAGCTTCAGACAGATACTATATACAAGATTTCGTTACACCGGATGCAGTATTGGACAGTGAAAGCAGGATTCACGTGTTGGATAAACCAGGAATCGGATTTGAACCAATCCCTGATATCTATGAACGATATACGTATGAAAGGAAGGAATTCCTTCGTCCGAATGTGCTTGTTTAATAAGCAGAAAAGACTCCTCATGTACATGGAGGAGTCTTTTCAGTATAGTGACTATTTTTTCAGCAATAGATAAAGGAAGTACGGAGCACCAATAAAGGCCACGACGATACCGGCAGGCAGGCCGTCAGCAGTCGCGATATTCCGTCCGATCGTATCTGCCAACAGCAGGAGCCAGCCTCCGATCAAGGCAGCGACGGGAAGGACATATTGATGTCTCGCGCCGACAAGTGCACGTGCAATATGGGGTGCCATCAGCCCGACGAAGCTGATGCCGCCAGCAACGGAAACGGCTGCTGCCGCAATGGCGACCGCTGCCACCAGCAATATGATCCGATCCCGGGTCAGCTGGACGCCGATGCCGACTCCGACTTCTTCGCTTAGGGCCAATACGTTCAGCCGATTCGCCATATAAAGGGTCAACGGAAAGATGACAATGATCCACGGCAGCAGTGCAAGGACGAATGGCCAGTCCGTCCCCCAAATATTCCCCGCCAGCCATTTGGCTATGAAATCGACTTTTTCCCTATCGGCCGAGGATATCAAGACGATCATCATACCTGAGAGAGCCATGGAAAAACCGACTCCGACTAATACAAGTCGAACTGGCTGCAGTCCATGTCTTTTACGATAAGAAAACAGGTAAATCAGCATAGCAGTCACCAGCGCGCTGGCAAAGCCGACAAGAGGCAGGACATAAGCAAAGTTTCCGGCATCGATCGGCATGAACAAAAAGAACACGGCGATACCTAGCCCAGCTCCTGAGTTGATCCCGATGATACCAGGGTCGGTCAGGTCATTCCGGGTGATGCCTTGCAGGATTGTACCGGCCAGTGCCAATGCCATCCCGGCAAGCAGCGTGACCGCAATGCGGGGGAGCCGCACATCAAATAGGACAAATGATTCGGGAAAGGTCCCATTACCGAGTAATGTCGGCAGTAAACGATCATAGGAAAGTGAAGCAGGACCAAGTCCCATCCCAATGATGATGGTGACCAGAATGAGGGCAGCCAATGCGATCATCAGGATGGCCTGTCTGCTTTTTTTAGCTGTTTTCATGAGTAAGCCCGACCTCCCCGATGAACGATGAATAAGAAGAATGGCAGACCGAGCGCAGCTACGATAGCTACAAGCGGCGTTTCATATGGTGCATTTACCGTCCGGGCAGCTGTATCAGCCAAAAGCATGAAGGTTCCGCCGGCAAAGAAGGACAACGGCAATATATAACGATAATCCGTCCCAGCAAAAAAGCGGACGATGTGAGGAATCATCAAACCAATGAAGGTCATGTTTCCGACCAATGCGACAGATGCCCCTGCCAGCAGGATGGTCACAAGGAATAACAGCGCTTTGATTGCGAATGTCTTCTGACCAAGTCCGACAGCAACCTCATCACTCAAACTGAGCAGTGTCAGCTGATGGGATAGGAATAGCGATAATAGGATGCCTGCCAGTATGATCGGTATGATGAGCTGCAGCTGTGTCCAATTGACGCCGACCAATCCTCCGGCTGTCCAGGCAGAGACTTGCTTGGACAGTTTAAAGCTCAAGCCGATAGCTTCTGAAACTGCATATAACAGGGCGGACACAGCAGCGCCTGCCAGCACGACCTTGACCGGGGAAAGGCCGCCCAGGCGGAGGGAACCGATCCCGAACACAAGACCGGCACCGATGGCAGCGCCGATGAAGCAGGCGATGATGATGACGATATAATTCGCATCGGGAATGAAGGCCATGGCAGCAGCGAGTGCTGCATTGGCTCCAGCTGTCAAACCGAGCAGTCCTGGGTCTGCCAGCGGGTTTCGGGTCAATCCTTGCATGATGGCACCTGCCACAGCCAGGGCAGCTCCGACGAAGAAGGCCCCGATTTCACGCGGCAGCCTGTTTTCGCGGATGACCAGGATATCATCGTTGGTATGGCTGCTGAATAACGCATTCCATACATCACGTAAGGAAATATCAGCCGCTCCAAGGGATAAAGCCAAGACAAATGCCGCAATGGATAAAATAAGTCCAATGAAAAGTTTCAAAGCAAATGGTATGTTCTTCATCAGCCACGCATCTTTCTATGTAAGGATAAGGGAAAGAGCTTCCTATTTTCCTAGGAAGCTCTCCTTGATGAACTCTA from Terribacillus sp. FSL K6-0262 encodes:
- the menC gene encoding o-succinylbenzoate synthase, translated to MKIKKIVLRKLKMDLKKPFLVSFGELKHKDFIVAEVHSGNHIGYGDCSAMPFPYYSEETNKTAWHILEDYLIPLIYSQEEITHPEEVYHLFKHIRRNNMAKSALDCAIWDLYAKEQGIPLAQALGGVRKQVETGVSIGIQESPEALVEVVRQHRAEGYKRVKVKIKPGSDLAFLKAVREEFPEVMLMADANSAYTLKDIGLFKELDKLNMIMIEQPLSHDDIVDHAKLQAEVNTRICLDESIHSVEDARKAIELGSTGTINIKVARVGGLTAAKKIQALCAGYDIPVWCGGMVDSGIGRAHNIAAATLPNYQFPNDIPASDRYYIQDFVTPDAVLDSESRIHVLDKPGIGFEPIPDIYERYTYERKEFLRPNVLV
- a CDS encoding MFS transporter gives rise to the protein MKAFFSRHSAGKYSVLVLLFIGWCISYIDRAAISIALASIGADFNLDSSVLGIVLSVFFIGYAAMQIPGGWLADRFGSKNVILSAILLWSVFTAITGLAWSLASLIAIRLLFGLGEGAYPSASIKGLAENFPKEQRPKMSSVMLSSNYIGSAIAPLLVAPLLLAFGWRNLFFIIGIAGVVFALIYWFWVKPVKPKNMDQIQTGQAIKKTEKVPLKQLLATPILWQLALIWFGMSLINKGLDSWMPTYLLTERGLDLKAIGLLTPLPFIAAGISTAIGGWVMVKFFDGREKILLITSASITAIFLYFMYTAQTVGSVIAFQGIVYFFKSFVLATTMALPLKILSGKVAGSAAGVINLFGQSAGFVSPVIIGIIVEVSGSFGSAFWFLIVAACLSVAISFMLNTRKHRHSNANVQAI
- a CDS encoding iron ABC transporter permease; the protein is MKTAKKSRQAILMIALAALILVTIIIGMGLGPASLSYDRLLPTLLGNGTFPESFVLFDVRLPRIAVTLLAGMALALAGTILQGITRNDLTDPGIIGINSGAGLGIAVFFLFMPIDAGNFAYVLPLVGFASALVTAMLIYLFSYRKRHGLQPVRLVLVGVGFSMALSGMMIVLISSADREKVDFIAKWLAGNIWGTDWPFVLALLPWIIVIFPLTLYMANRLNVLALSEEVGVGIGVQLTRDRIILLVAAVAIAAAAVSVAGGISFVGLMAPHIARALVGARHQYVLPVAALIGGWLLLLADTIGRNIATADGLPAGIVVAFIGAPYFLYLLLKK
- a CDS encoding iron ABC transporter permease; this encodes MKNIPFALKLFIGLILSIAAFVLALSLGAADISLRDVWNALFSSHTNDDILVIRENRLPREIGAFFVGAALAVAGAIMQGLTRNPLADPGLLGLTAGANAALAAAMAFIPDANYIVIIIACFIGAAIGAGLVFGIGSLRLGGLSPVKVVLAGAAVSALLYAVSEAIGLSFKLSKQVSAWTAGGLVGVNWTQLQLIIPIILAGILLSLFLSHQLTLLSLSDEVAVGLGQKTFAIKALLFLVTILLAGASVALVGNMTFIGLMIPHIVRFFAGTDYRYILPLSFFAGGTFMLLADTAARTVNAPYETPLVAIVAALGLPFFLFIVHRGGRAYS